In Vicinamibacteria bacterium, a genomic segment contains:
- a CDS encoding acyl-CoA dehydrogenase family protein produces the protein MIDFELSEEHRAVEKTVRDWAGKEVAPRIHDLDREHRFERRFLKDMADLQLLGICIPEEYGGAGMDYISLGLVSEELEYVDTHLRVIISVHVGLNSMSLWCWGTEEQKRKYLLPQAQGEKIASYGLTEPNAGSDAVGIQTTAVRRGDRYVLNGEKTWISLADVADHFLVIAWTDQDKKKKRDHSGLSAFIVERGFKGFTSYSMKEKWGILAGNTGGFHLAEVEVPAENLLGREGEGFRVAMFALESGRYTVAAGATGLIRACLDASVKYARERKTFGVPIGEHQLVKEMIAEMVSDYDAARLLWLRAGWLKNQGKRNTRETSLAKWFATVKSERAASDCVQIHGGNGFSDEYPAGRFFRNSKAAVIYEGTREIHKIMQADYALGYRQDRPRRVELPAFSLAAPTK, from the coding sequence ATGATCGATTTCGAGCTGTCGGAGGAGCACAGGGCGGTTGAAAAGACGGTCCGGGACTGGGCGGGCAAGGAGGTGGCCCCCCGGATCCACGACCTCGACCGCGAACACCGCTTCGAGAGGAGGTTCCTCAAGGACATGGCCGACCTCCAGCTCCTGGGGATCTGCATCCCCGAGGAGTACGGGGGAGCGGGGATGGACTACATCAGCCTCGGCCTCGTTTCGGAGGAGCTCGAGTACGTGGACACCCACCTGCGCGTGATCATATCCGTGCACGTGGGCCTCAACTCGATGAGCCTCTGGTGCTGGGGTACGGAAGAGCAGAAGCGGAAGTATCTCCTCCCCCAGGCCCAGGGGGAGAAGATCGCCAGCTATGGCCTCACCGAGCCCAACGCCGGCTCGGACGCGGTCGGGATCCAAACCACCGCGGTCCGTCGGGGCGACCGCTACGTCTTGAACGGCGAGAAGACCTGGATCAGCCTGGCCGACGTGGCCGACCACTTCCTGGTCATCGCCTGGACCGACCAGGACAAGAAGAAGAAACGCGACCACAGCGGCCTGAGCGCGTTCATCGTGGAGCGTGGGTTCAAGGGCTTCACCTCCTACAGCATGAAGGAGAAATGGGGGATCTTGGCCGGCAACACCGGGGGCTTCCACCTGGCGGAGGTGGAGGTGCCCGCCGAGAACCTGCTGGGCCGGGAGGGCGAGGGCTTCCGGGTGGCCATGTTCGCCCTCGAGAGCGGCCGCTACACGGTAGCCGCCGGAGCCACGGGGCTGATCCGGGCCTGCCTCGACGCCTCCGTGAAGTATGCCCGGGAGCGGAAGACCTTCGGGGTACCGATCGGCGAGCACCAACTCGTGAAGGAGATGATCGCGGAGATGGTCTCGGACTACGACGCCGCCCGGCTCCTCTGGCTGCGCGCGGGCTGGCTCAAGAACCAAGGCAAGCGCAACACCAGGGAGACCTCGCTCGCCAAGTGGTTCGCCACCGTGAAGAGCGAGCGGGCGGCCTCCGACTGCGTCCAGATCCACGGTGGCAACGGCTTTTCGGACGAGTACCCGGCCGGGCGCTTCTTCCGAAACAGCAAAGCCGCGGTGATCTACGAGGGCACCCGCGAGATCCATAAGATCATGCAAGCGGACTACGCCCTCGGCTACCGGCAGGATCGGCCGCGGCGCGTCGAGCTACCCGCCTTCTCGTTAGCGGCCCCCACCAAGTAG